A window of the Hordeum vulgare subsp. vulgare chromosome 5H, MorexV3_pseudomolecules_assembly, whole genome shotgun sequence genome harbors these coding sequences:
- the LOC123400172 gene encoding acyl carrier protein 2, chloroplastic: MASAAASAVSFARPVKAICVNSVSFSALRKDNVSFRLQPVPQRFSVCCAAKKETVEKVCDIVKSQLALSDDTEVSGSSTFADLGADSLDTVEIVMGLEEAFGISVEESSAQTIATVEDAANLIDSLVGK, translated from the exons ATGGCCTCCGCCGCGGCGTCCGCCGTCTCCTTCGCCAGGCCCGTCAAG GCAATCTGTGTCAACTCGGTCTCCTTCTCTGCTCTAAGGAAAGACAATGTATCCTTCCGTTTGCAGCCAGTTCCCCAGAGATTTTCTGTTTGCTGTGCA GCCAAAAAGGAGACAGTAGAGAAGGTTTGTGATATTGTGAAGAGCCAGCTTGCGCTGTCTGATGACACTGAAGTTTCTGGCTCCTCCACATTTGCTGATCTTGGTGCCGATTCTTTGGATACG GTTGAGATTGTTATGGGCCTCGAGGAGGCTTTTGGAATCAGCGTGGAGGAATCGAGCGCTCAGACCATCGCAACGGTGGAAGACGCCGCCAACCTGATCGACAGCCTTGTTGGAAAGTAA